In the Nitrospirales bacterium LBB_01 genome, one interval contains:
- a CDS encoding M23 family metallopeptidase encodes MFRNEKSSGILKYVYYVLGIAVASIAAFSLYTLISVKPPVISGLEGLEKLPRKKEIPVKIVSKSTLKSVSITITQGDGTKTEEIVSDKPGEKSADYLLKIEPVKLGIKDGTAHVKVIIKSGLFSKTEKQFDTVIDTIPPIISVLDSTYISDQGSATAVLIEASGADSVYVKIADKTYPAVNSIFKNKNHYFCIYPLDVEYNGTTPLNAVAEDSAGNVVMTPIKTIFKPTVYRKDTLKISDNFIKRQVYPLLGITEGEMPPVDAFIKLNEGWRTENEAKISEITSKSVNEILWQGAFIQMKNTQVFAHFGDIRSYEYSGKIISGSRHMGYDLASLANSPVPAANSGIVQFAGNLGIYGNAIIIDHGLGLMSLYGHLSAILVKEGDKVVKGGIIAKSGMTGFAGGDHLHFAIICHGVYVSPVQWWDKLWIEKRIYLVLKKG; translated from the coding sequence ATGTTCAGAAATGAAAAAAGTTCAGGCATATTAAAATACGTTTACTATGTGTTGGGCATAGCAGTTGCCTCTATTGCTGCGTTTTCACTTTACACATTAATAAGCGTTAAGCCGCCTGTGATTTCAGGATTGGAGGGATTAGAAAAGCTTCCGCGCAAAAAAGAGATTCCTGTTAAGATAGTGAGTAAATCCACGTTAAAATCAGTCTCAATCACTATAACTCAGGGTGACGGCACAAAGACAGAGGAGATAGTTTCCGATAAGCCAGGGGAAAAATCAGCCGATTACCTGCTTAAAATTGAGCCTGTAAAACTTGGGATTAAAGACGGCACAGCCCATGTAAAAGTTATCATAAAAAGCGGACTATTTTCAAAGACCGAAAAACAATTTGACACGGTTATTGACACAATCCCTCCGATTATATCAGTCCTTGATTCCACGTATATATCAGATCAGGGCTCAGCCACAGCGGTATTGATAGAGGCCTCGGGGGCAGATTCAGTGTATGTTAAGATAGCTGATAAAACATATCCGGCGGTAAATTCAATTTTTAAAAATAAAAACCACTACTTCTGTATCTATCCGCTTGATGTTGAATACAATGGCACTACACCTTTAAACGCTGTAGCGGAGGACAGTGCCGGAAACGTAGTTATGACGCCGATTAAGACAATATTTAAGCCCACAGTTTACAGAAAAGATACACTAAAAATATCGGATAATTTTATAAAACGGCAAGTGTATCCCCTGCTTGGCATTACTGAGGGAGAGATGCCCCCTGTGGATGCATTTATAAAACTTAACGAGGGCTGGAGAACTGAAAATGAAGCTAAAATAAGTGAGATAACGTCTAAGAGCGTTAATGAGATTCTTTGGCAGGGCGCCTTTATTCAGATGAAAAACACCCAGGTGTTTGCCCATTTTGGGGATATCCGCTCATACGAATACAGTGGTAAGATAATAAGCGGCAGCCGCCATATGGGATATGATCTTGCCTCTTTGGCTAACTCACCGGTTCCTGCCGCCAACTCTGGAATAGTGCAGTTTGCAGGAAATCTCGGAATCTATGGCAATGCAATAATAATTGACCACGGTCTTGGGCTAATGAGTCTTTACGGGCATCTTTCTGCAATTTTAGTAAAGGAGGGAGACAAGGTTGTTAAAGGCGGCATAATTGCAAAAAGCGGAATGACGGGGTTTGCTGGCGGCGATCACCTTCACTTTGCAATAATATGCCACGGAGTCTATGTAAGTCCTGTTCAGTGGTGGGATAAGTTATGGATAGAAAAACGAATTTACCTTGTTCTTAAAAAGGGATAA
- a CDS encoding sigma-54-dependent Fis family transcriptional regulator, with amino-acid sequence MSNFTVVLIDDEKSIRETLSEIFEDEGFTVVKFETGEEGLEYIEKAPPDVIFLDLWLPGIDGLEVLQKIKQINSVLPVIIISGHGKIDQAVKATKMGAYDFLEKPLSLERVLITAKNAIERKELQVQNETLKKDMIAKHTIVGESGVIVDLKKEIEIAGKSNARVLIMGESGVGKELVARNLHYQSDRANKAFVEVNCVAIPQELIESELFGHEKGSFTGAFEKKKGKFELANEGTLFLDEIGDMSMTTQAKLLRIIETQEFQRVGGSKNIKVDVRIIAATNKDLQKEVKEGKFREDLFFRLNVIPVIVPPLRERKDDLPILIEHFMGSFAAEYARPLRVISPEAMNTLIAHDWPGNVRELKNTLERLFIMTQSKVITPNDISIGDTPQKDYFAYETLREARDSFEKDYIIKQLVKHKWNVSKTAETLQIERSNLHRKIKGYDIDIP; translated from the coding sequence ATGAGCAATTTTACAGTAGTTTTAATTGATGACGAAAAGAGTATAAGGGAGACTCTTTCAGAGATTTTTGAGGATGAGGGTTTTACTGTTGTGAAATTTGAAACAGGCGAGGAGGGCTTAGAGTATATAGAGAAGGCCCCACCTGATGTGATATTTTTAGACCTGTGGCTTCCCGGCATAGACGGCCTTGAGGTGCTGCAGAAAATAAAGCAGATTAACTCAGTGCTGCCGGTTATAATAATTTCGGGGCACGGGAAAATTGACCAGGCTGTAAAGGCCACCAAAATGGGAGCTTATGATTTTCTGGAAAAGCCACTATCGTTGGAACGGGTGCTTATTACTGCAAAAAATGCAATCGAGCGGAAAGAGCTTCAGGTACAAAACGAAACCCTTAAAAAGGACATGATTGCCAAACACACCATAGTGGGCGAATCAGGCGTAATAGTTGATTTGAAAAAGGAAATAGAGATTGCCGGTAAGAGCAATGCGCGAGTGTTGATAATGGGAGAAAGCGGCGTAGGGAAGGAGCTTGTTGCACGAAACCTCCATTACCAAAGCGACAGGGCAAACAAAGCCTTTGTTGAGGTTAACTGTGTAGCCATTCCACAGGAACTTATAGAAAGTGAACTTTTTGGCCATGAAAAGGGCTCCTTTACAGGGGCTTTTGAAAAGAAAAAAGGCAAGTTTGAGCTTGCTAACGAGGGCACCCTGTTTCTTGATGAAATCGGGGATATGTCTATGACTACACAGGCAAAACTCCTAAGAATCATAGAAACACAGGAGTTTCAGCGCGTGGGTGGTAGTAAGAACATCAAGGTAGATGTGCGAATCATAGCGGCAACAAATAAAGACCTCCAGAAAGAGGTTAAAGAGGGAAAGTTTCGCGAGGATCTCTTTTTCCGGCTGAATGTTATCCCCGTTATAGTGCCTCCCCTTAGGGAAAGAAAAGATGACCTGCCTATACTGATAGAGCACTTTATGGGTTCTTTTGCAGCTGAGTATGCGCGCCCACTTAGAGTTATAAGCCCAGAGGCTATGAACACACTCATTGCTCACGACTGGCCAGGTAACGTAAGGGAGCTAAAAAACACTCTTGAGCGGCTTTTCATAATGACTCAATCTAAGGTCATCACACCAAACGATATATCCATAGGCGACACTCCGCAAAAAGACTACTTTGCTTATGAAACACTCCGTGAAGCCCGGGATTCTTTCGAAAAAGACTACATAATCAAACAGTTGGTAAAGCACAAGTGGAATGTATCTAAAACCGCTGAGACCCTTCAAATTGAAAGAAGTAACCTTCATAGAAAAATCAAAGGTTATGATATAGATATTCCATGA
- a CDS encoding HAMP domain-containing protein: MKYLKLTMLTLAIALLVAGWVYIDLNSVKTDFDTASKFIAAFNITIIAILTLIFFAAKSLIKLFMEKRNRIVGYKFKTKLVIILVGITLLPSLMLFIISSGLVTSYVDKWFVPLVSKPIEDSLALSAKIYVLLRKETLESAFKLKNSIPIDSKYTSVVIAKNESHELSEAQKDAFSGNSAVEVITQGDTDIIRASVPIYKGGQVDKVLSVSQVVPPEITMRVGEIQKANENYMALREFRVPLKANYLIILGFFTLLIMFLALWIALRISRSITEPIQNLLKATANVSLGDFNTVVETKQADDEIGMLISSFNTMIEKIKDTELSLNSAYLESERRRLSFENIVNNINSGVISLDVDSSVITINDVACNILGVNARDVINCHYTEVTKNIKSDQFEKFIKDINLYNFHSKKDQIRVSINGRSIVLRVFIVQLKDDSKNPVGLLVVFDDLTELIRAEKALAWQDVAKRLTHEIKNPLTPIKLSAERMLKRWNSGDAKFGEILKKATGTIVREVDGIQKLVNEFSRLGKMPDIELSVTHLKPLINEVIDLYSEYENLEITLHYETRIEELLIDSDNFKRVLINIFDNAVQAIDENGTITVSVSEDDSTSNIIIEISDTGEGIREEDKDKLFQPYFSRRKNGTGLGLAIAHRIITEHRGMISVLDNNPKGSTFKIELPCF; the protein is encoded by the coding sequence ATGAAATACTTAAAACTAACCATGCTCACACTGGCTATTGCCCTGCTAGTAGCTGGGTGGGTTTATATAGATTTAAACTCTGTAAAAACAGACTTTGATACAGCTTCAAAGTTCATAGCAGCTTTTAATATCACCATTATAGCCATCCTGACACTAATCTTTTTTGCCGCTAAAAGTCTGATTAAGCTTTTCATGGAAAAGAGAAATAGAATTGTCGGCTACAAGTTTAAAACTAAGCTTGTCATAATCCTTGTTGGAATAACCCTTTTACCTTCACTTATGTTGTTTATAATCTCAAGCGGTCTTGTAACAAGCTACGTTGATAAGTGGTTTGTTCCGCTTGTTAGCAAACCGATAGAGGACTCGCTTGCGCTTTCTGCAAAAATATACGTTCTCTTAAGGAAAGAAACACTGGAAAGCGCCTTTAAACTTAAAAATTCAATACCGATAGACAGTAAATACACATCGGTCGTGATAGCAAAGAATGAATCTCATGAGCTATCCGAGGCACAAAAGGACGCCTTTAGCGGCAATAGCGCTGTAGAGGTTATAACTCAAGGTGATACCGATATAATACGAGCCTCTGTGCCCATTTATAAAGGCGGGCAGGTTGATAAAGTGCTGAGTGTGTCGCAGGTGGTACCCCCTGAGATAACTATGCGGGTTGGTGAGATTCAAAAGGCAAACGAAAACTATATGGCACTAAGAGAGTTCAGAGTGCCGCTTAAGGCAAACTATCTGATAATTTTGGGTTTTTTTACCCTTCTTATCATGTTTCTTGCTCTGTGGATAGCACTGCGTATATCCCGCAGCATTACCGAACCAATTCAAAACCTGCTTAAGGCAACTGCAAATGTCTCGCTTGGCGATTTTAACACAGTGGTTGAAACAAAACAGGCAGACGACGAAATAGGAATGCTTATAAGCTCATTTAACACGATGATTGAAAAAATCAAAGATACCGAGCTTTCCCTCAACAGCGCCTATCTTGAGTCGGAAAGAAGAAGGCTGAGTTTTGAAAACATTGTAAATAATATAAACTCAGGGGTTATCTCTCTTGATGTGGACAGCTCGGTGATAACGATAAACGACGTTGCATGCAATATTTTAGGAGTAAACGCACGGGATGTCATTAACTGTCACTATACGGAGGTTACAAAAAATATTAAGTCTGATCAGTTTGAGAAATTCATAAAAGATATTAATCTGTATAATTTCCACAGTAAAAAGGACCAGATAAGAGTGTCAATTAACGGCAGGAGTATAGTGCTGCGGGTCTTTATAGTGCAGCTAAAAGACGACAGTAAAAACCCAGTGGGCCTGCTTGTTGTGTTTGATGACCTGACAGAGCTGATAAGAGCAGAAAAAGCTCTTGCATGGCAAGACGTGGCAAAACGGCTTACACATGAAATAAAAAACCCTCTCACTCCGATTAAACTTTCCGCCGAACGGATGCTAAAGAGATGGAACTCAGGAGATGCTAAATTTGGTGAAATTTTAAAAAAAGCCACCGGTACAATTGTCCGTGAGGTGGACGGCATTCAAAAACTTGTTAACGAGTTTTCCCGTCTTGGTAAAATGCCCGACATTGAGCTTTCAGTGACACACCTTAAACCGCTGATTAACGAGGTTATCGACCTCTACAGCGAGTATGAAAATCTTGAGATAACCCTGCACTACGAAACCCGTATAGAAGAGCTTCTAATTGACTCCGATAATTTCAAACGTGTGCTGATAAATATTTTTGATAATGCCGTGCAGGCTATTGATGAAAATGGTACAATAACTGTATCAGTCAGTGAGGATGACTCAACAAGTAACATTATAATAGAGATATCAGACACAGGTGAGGGCATAAGAGAGGAGGATAAGGATAAGTTGTTTCAGCCGTATTTTTCACGGAGAAAAAACGGAACAGGGCTTGGTCTTGCGATAGCCCACAGGATTATAACAGAGCACAGGGGTATGATTTCCGTTTTGGATAACAATCCGAAGGGTTCAACGTTTAAAATAGAATTACCATGTTTTTAA
- a CDS encoding DUF4390 domain-containing protein — MNRLLLTITVAALCVTLAPCRVMAQEITRLEVHISGGTVKTSLTLSLEESQIKLISEGLQKEIAFYIDIFRKWNLWPDEFIKGKKISRTLIANPVKGEYKVISIEGNTILEKRFNSFDSMIKWALNIKEATLVTDALSDDSSYFVRITVESVKQKPQQMLGYVFFFVDDRDFKIKKDSATFTPLVK; from the coding sequence GTGAACAGACTACTATTAACGATAACAGTTGCCGCTCTGTGTGTAACACTCGCTCCTTGCCGGGTGATGGCACAGGAGATAACCAGGCTGGAGGTACATATCTCCGGCGGTACGGTAAAGACAAGTTTAACACTTTCTCTTGAGGAAAGCCAAATCAAACTTATCAGTGAGGGTCTTCAAAAGGAAATCGCTTTCTATATAGATATATTTAGAAAGTGGAACCTCTGGCCGGATGAGTTTATAAAGGGTAAGAAAATCTCCCGGACATTAATAGCTAATCCTGTAAAGGGTGAGTATAAGGTCATATCCATTGAGGGTAACACTATTTTGGAGAAACGTTTCAATTCCTTTGATTCTATGATCAAGTGGGCATTAAATATTAAGGAGGCAACACTTGTCACAGATGCTCTGTCAGATGACAGTTCGTACTTTGTGAGGATTACGGTTGAATCGGTTAAACAAAAGCCGCAGCAGATGCTTGGCTATGTCTTCTTTTTTGTTGATGACAGGGATTTTAAGATAAAAAAAGACTCGGCAACCTTCACTCCTTTAGTTAAATGA
- a CDS encoding phosphatase PAP2 family protein, translated as MKSYKIKYGFLNQPELRTVVICVILAIPTVYIISNSDVLIRSSIAVFFQNHNAVSFFYDKITPLLNFIFHGMPQFTVAVVILILGRYRFPELFAHGKIALISLCSSGLAVQAIKHIVGRGRPRVTETFIAVGPTLNGDYDSFPSGHTVLAFTIAVLMTHYFPNFRVPAYMYAALSAFHRVKTGSHFPSDVTAGAFVGVVIANIVLYYFRDNGKYEETTNKREELKPRKSRKSRKTESEKEAENGC; from the coding sequence TTGAAAAGTTACAAAATAAAATATGGCTTTTTAAACCAGCCAGAGCTACGGACTGTTGTCATCTGTGTTATTTTGGCTATACCTACAGTTTATATTATAAGTAATAGCGATGTCCTGATAAGAAGCTCTATCGCCGTTTTTTTTCAAAATCATAATGCGGTCAGTTTCTTTTACGACAAAATAACTCCTTTACTTAATTTCATATTTCATGGAATGCCGCAATTTACTGTAGCTGTAGTAATATTAATACTGGGCAGGTACCGGTTCCCTGAACTCTTTGCGCACGGGAAAATCGCCCTGATTTCTCTTTGCTCAAGCGGGTTAGCAGTGCAGGCAATTAAACACATTGTGGGACGCGGCCGCCCGCGGGTCACTGAGACTTTCATAGCAGTAGGCCCCACTCTAAACGGCGATTACGACTCCTTTCCATCCGGTCACACAGTGCTGGCTTTTACAATAGCGGTGCTTATGACGCACTATTTCCCAAATTTTAGGGTCCCGGCATATATGTATGCCGCTTTGAGTGCGTTTCACAGGGTAAAGACAGGGTCGCACTTTCCCTCGGATGTAACGGCGGGGGCTTTTGTTGGCGTGGTAATAGCCAATATAGTATTGTATTATTTCAGAGATAATGGAAAGTATGAAGAAACCACGAATAAAAGAGAAGAATTGAAACCACGAAAATCACGAAAATCACGAAAAACAGAATCAGAAAAGGAGGCAGAAAATGGATGTTAA
- the hisI gene encoding phosphoribosyl-AMP cyclohydrolase has translation MDVNVKYDSNGLIPAIVQDADNGEILMMAYMNEQSLMETIASGYTHFWSRSRQKFWKKGESSGHVQEVKEILIDCDGDTLVIKAKQHGPGACHTGHRTCFYRNIDGKEVSGKTFSEEDVYGRN, from the coding sequence ATGGATGTTAATGTTAAGTATGACAGTAACGGATTGATTCCTGCAATAGTTCAGGATGCAGACAATGGGGAGATTCTAATGATGGCGTACATGAACGAGCAATCGCTTATGGAGACAATCGCAAGCGGCTACACGCATTTTTGGTCTCGCTCGCGTCAAAAGTTTTGGAAAAAGGGGGAAAGCTCAGGGCATGTGCAGGAGGTTAAGGAGATTTTAATAGACTGTGACGGCGACACGCTTGTAATTAAAGCTAAGCAGCATGGACCCGGGGCTTGTCACACTGGGCATAGAACCTGTTTTTACAGAAACATTGACGGCAAGGAGGTCTCAGGAAAAACATTCTCCGAGGAGGACGTCTATGGACGTAATTGA
- the hisE gene encoding phosphoribosyl-ATP diphosphatase: MDVIESLYEMILSRKANPVSGSYTCKLLESGRGGILKKLGEEAVETILAAYENDKNRIIHELADLFYHTLVFMAYEDITLEDVYCELISRKQNHLPKLNDKC; the protein is encoded by the coding sequence ATGGACGTAATTGAGTCGCTCTATGAGATGATTTTAAGCAGAAAAGCCAATCCTGTGTCCGGCTCATACACCTGTAAGCTGTTAGAGTCGGGCAGGGGAGGGATTTTAAAGAAACTTGGCGAAGAGGCGGTTGAAACCATATTAGCAGCGTACGAAAACGACAAAAACCGGATAATCCATGAGTTAGCCGACCTCTTTTATCATACTCTGGTCTTTATGGCTTATGAGGATATAACTCTTGAGGATGTGTATTGTGAGCTAATCAGCAGAAAGCAAAATCACCTGCCAAAGCTAAATGATAAGTGTTGA
- a CDS encoding sulfite exporter TauE/SafE family protein: protein MTEYGLLITLFFIGVTGAFFSGMLGLGGAIILVPMMLYIPPLLGVGILNMKQVAGITIVVVFASSLAGVLVHNKNRLVLKNLVLVMGVSAVVFSFIGAICSKTTSSGVLLAIFAVMSAFAAIILFFPKKEMDENIDLEKIEFNKIKAVIISSALGFIGGMVGAPGAYIFTPLMIYFLRIPVKVAIGSTLGIVLVSSVSGIAGKVLTGQVPFLLTASVVLGAVPAARLGAGFTKKIPAQTLRKALAVIIALTSIRMWIDVLTR, encoded by the coding sequence ATGACTGAATACGGATTACTGATAACACTGTTTTTTATAGGGGTAACAGGAGCCTTTTTTTCAGGCATGTTGGGATTGGGAGGGGCGATTATTCTTGTGCCAATGATGCTTTATATTCCCCCCTTGTTAGGCGTAGGGATACTAAATATGAAACAGGTTGCAGGAATTACTATAGTAGTTGTTTTTGCCTCATCCCTTGCTGGAGTACTTGTGCACAATAAGAACCGATTAGTTCTAAAAAACCTTGTCTTAGTAATGGGGGTTAGCGCAGTAGTATTTTCATTTATAGGAGCAATTTGCTCTAAAACGACATCAAGCGGTGTATTACTTGCTATCTTTGCAGTTATGTCTGCTTTTGCCGCTATAATTTTATTTTTTCCAAAAAAGGAAATGGATGAAAACATTGATTTAGAAAAGATAGAGTTTAACAAAATAAAAGCTGTGATAATATCTTCTGCTTTAGGATTTATAGGTGGCATGGTGGGTGCTCCGGGAGCATATATTTTTACCCCATTAATGATATATTTTCTGAGGATACCTGTTAAAGTAGCAATAGGCAGCACTCTGGGAATAGTACTCGTGTCATCAGTTTCGGGCATTGCAGGGAAAGTTTTAACTGGACAGGTTCCATTCTTATTGACTGCTTCAGTTGTGCTTGGAGCAGTGCCGGCAGCAAGGTTAGGCGCTGGATTTACAAAAAAAATTCCGGCTCAGACATTAAGAAAAGCACTTGCCGTTATTATAGCGCTGACATCCATTCGTATGTGGATAGATGTTTTAACCCGGTGA
- a CDS encoding winged helix-turn-helix transcriptional regulator — protein sequence MKSLGKKIELLRVVAHPVRIRILEELRMGVKCVSDFEKFLEISQPNVSQHLSLLRNHGVINYYMDGNLRCYFLVDPIIIDILTILNKEYTESIPPPACCPIKKRKKTVLEQ from the coding sequence GTGAAAAGTTTAGGGAAAAAAATAGAGTTATTAAGAGTAGTTGCGCATCCTGTGAGAATCAGAATTCTTGAGGAACTCAGGATGGGAGTTAAGTGTGTCAGCGATTTTGAAAAATTCTTGGAAATAAGTCAGCCCAACGTATCCCAGCACCTTTCTTTGCTGAGAAACCATGGGGTTATCAACTACTATATGGACGGTAACCTTAGATGTTATTTCTTAGTTGACCCTATAATTATTGATATACTGACTATACTTAACAAAGAATACACTGAAAGCATTCCTCCCCCCGCTTGCTGTCCAATAAAGAAAAGAAAGAAAACCGTTTTGGAGCAATAA
- a CDS encoding YeeE/YedE family protein: protein MDIISGLIIGFVFGFALWKAGALRYSVVVGALLLKDIRLYGFMMTALATVVLGIIVFKLFGVNVEIGIRPYWGLSHVIGGGVFGVGMGLLGMCPGTCVGRLGTGKYLALLGVMGVLSASFIAEKILPLMGGYGLRFEEPKELTIYQQFGVEYFSGVVVLEILVLIFLFGLFYVERKKAIEI from the coding sequence ATGGATATAATTTCAGGCTTGATAATAGGTTTTGTGTTTGGTTTTGCGCTTTGGAAAGCCGGGGCTTTGAGGTACTCGGTGGTAGTTGGCGCTTTACTTCTTAAAGATATCCGATTATATGGATTTATGATGACGGCTCTGGCAACGGTTGTGTTAGGTATCATTGTGTTTAAACTATTTGGAGTTAATGTAGAAATAGGAATCAGACCATACTGGGGATTGTCTCATGTCATAGGGGGCGGCGTTTTCGGTGTCGGCATGGGTCTGCTTGGCATGTGCCCTGGTACGTGTGTGGGACGCCTTGGAACAGGTAAATACTTAGCTCTTTTGGGGGTAATGGGAGTATTAAGCGCCTCTTTTATTGCAGAGAAAATTCTACCGTTGATGGGTGGTTACGGACTTCGTTTTGAGGAGCCTAAAGAGCTTACCATTTATCAACAGTTCGGGGTGGAATATTTTAGCGGTGTAGTTGTGTTAGAAATTCTTGTCTTAATCTTTTTATTTGGACTATTTTATGTAGAAAGAAAAAAAGCGATTGAAATATAA
- a CDS encoding YeeE/YedE family protein, producing the protein MKKILKSQWHWSMAGILAGVSILAAMLLSKNLAIAGAFVALVRKILNIVNPDYLAGTSFIGEIRGSDTWMVSMLGGIMLGAFAASKLSGTFQLHGITAIWGRTFSGSVWKRAAVVFGGGILLGVGANIGGGCTTGAFLTGVPTLSVGSIVTSISFFAAAILTANFLYLRKDKTTGSLSYNED; encoded by the coding sequence GTGAAAAAGATATTAAAAAGCCAGTGGCACTGGTCAATGGCAGGAATTTTAGCCGGAGTTTCTATTTTAGCTGCAATGCTGCTCTCTAAAAACCTTGCTATAGCGGGAGCGTTTGTTGCACTTGTGAGAAAGATTCTTAATATTGTTAACCCTGATTACTTAGCCGGAACATCATTTATCGGAGAGATAAGGGGCAGCGATACCTGGATGGTGTCAATGCTTGGAGGGATAATGCTGGGCGCATTTGCAGCATCAAAACTCTCCGGTACGTTTCAGCTGCATGGTATAACGGCAATATGGGGCAGGACGTTTAGCGGCAGTGTGTGGAAACGGGCTGCGGTTGTTTTTGGCGGCGGCATTTTGTTAGGTGTGGGAGCTAATATAGGCGGAGGATGCACTACTGGAGCATTTCTTACAGGAGTGCCCACATTGTCGGTGGGCAGCATTGTGACAAGCATCTCTTTTTTTGCCGCCGCAATATTAACAGCAAACTTCCTTTACTTACGTAAAGATAAGACGACAGGTAGCCTGTCTTACAATGAAGATTAG
- the rlmB gene encoding 23S rRNA (guanosine(2251)-2'-O)-methyltransferase RlmB yields MTEQWIYGINPVFEALTSKQHIRTVYITKGWKRDRAALLSLTGQAKVNVEEVGKEFFDKFHGHTHQGICALLSEKQRLFSVEELFKTAVNPLFVILDGIEDPRNFGAILRTSEVAGAGGVIFQTHRSAGLSPLVDKTSSGASFYIPMAQVSNIKNSMRYLKDNGVTVYGADAACERSLWSVDLTGPTAFVFGSEGTGLRRTVSEQCDMLIKIPVYGSVSSLNVSVSAGIFLFECKRQRECVKSKQS; encoded by the coding sequence ATGACCGAACAGTGGATTTACGGAATAAACCCGGTTTTTGAGGCATTAACTTCAAAACAGCACATACGCACTGTCTATATAACTAAGGGATGGAAACGGGACAGGGCGGCGTTATTGTCTCTGACCGGCCAGGCTAAGGTTAACGTAGAGGAGGTAGGGAAGGAGTTTTTTGATAAATTCCATGGGCATACGCATCAGGGAATATGTGCGTTGCTTAGTGAAAAACAGAGGTTATTCTCAGTTGAGGAGCTATTTAAAACCGCTGTTAATCCGCTGTTTGTGATACTTGACGGGATAGAAGACCCAAGAAATTTTGGAGCAATACTTAGAACATCTGAGGTAGCAGGCGCAGGCGGAGTTATTTTTCAAACTCACAGGAGTGCCGGGCTTTCACCCCTTGTGGATAAGACGTCAAGCGGGGCGTCTTTTTACATTCCAATGGCTCAAGTTTCAAACATTAAAAACTCTATGCGGTATCTTAAAGACAACGGCGTTACTGTCTATGGCGCCGACGCAGCCTGCGAGCGCTCCCTCTGGAGCGTTGATTTAACAGGGCCTACTGCCTTTGTGTTTGGCTCAGAGGGCACTGGGCTTAGAAGGACTGTTTCTGAGCAATGCGATATGCTTATTAAAATTCCCGTTTATGGCTCTGTCAGCTCCCTTAATGTGTCCGTTTCTGCCGGAATTTTTCTGTTTGAATGTAAAAGACAGAGGGAGTGTGTGAAGTCTAAGCAGAGTTAA